In the Clostridium cellulovorans 743B genome, GCGCTAAGTGAAACAAATGGTGATGTTGAAAAAGCAATTGAAGTTTTAAGAGAAAGAGGCTTAGCAGCAGCAGCTAAAAAAGCTGGAAGAATAGCTGCTGAAGGTTTAGTAGTAACTTACATAGCAGAAGATAAAAAGAGCGGTGCTCTAGTAGAAGTTAACTGTGAAACAGACTTCGTTTCTGCAAACGATGAATTCTCTGCATTTGCTGCTAATGTAGCAAAACAAGTAGCATTAAGCAATGCTGCAACTGTAGAAGAATTAGTAGAAGAAAAGTTTATAGCAGATGAAGCTGTAACTGTAAAAGAAGGTTTAACTAACTTAATAGCTAAGTTAGGTGAAAACATGACTATAAGAAGATTCACTAAGTTTGTAGCTGATAAGGGTATTGCTCAAAGTTATATCCATGCTGCAGGAAAAATTGGTGTATTAGTAGAACTTACTAGTGAAGGTGATGCTGAAGCATTATCAGCTGTAGCTAAAGACGTTGCAATGCATGTTGCAGCTTCAAATCCATTATTCTTAGATTCTTCACAAGTTGATGCTGAAACACTTGAAAAAGAAAAAGAAATCTACAGAGTTCAAGCATTAAATGAAGGAAAACCTGCAAATATCGTTGAGAAAATGGTTGAAGGTAGAATTAAAAAATACTACAAAGAAAGCTGCTTAATAGAGCAAGTATTTGTTAAGAACCCTGATTATACAATAACTTCATATTTAAATGAAAAGAGC is a window encoding:
- the tsf gene encoding translation elongation factor Ts, producing the protein MAISAGMVKELRERTGAGMMDCKKALSETNGDVEKAIEVLRERGLAAAAKKAGRIAAEGLVVTYIAEDKKSGALVEVNCETDFVSANDEFSAFAANVAKQVALSNAATVEELVEEKFIADEAVTVKEGLTNLIAKLGENMTIRRFTKFVADKGIAQSYIHAAGKIGVLVELTSEGDAEALSAVAKDVAMHVAASNPLFLDSSQVDAETLEKEKEIYRVQALNEGKPANIVEKMVEGRIKKYYKESCLIEQVFVKNPDYTITSYLNEKSKEIGSPISVARFVRYERGEGIEKKEENFAEEVQRQMQQGK